The Naumovozyma dairenensis CBS 421 chromosome 11, complete genome genome includes a window with the following:
- the NDAI0K01590 gene encoding forkhead box transcription factor (similar to Saccharomyces cerevisiae HCM1 (YCR065W); ancestral locus Anc_6.331) — MSNSDVSEEETRKDYSISLIPISHTKPTHSFATLIAFAILQSKSKKCTLSHIYQWISDHFPYYDINDSGWQNSIRHNLSINPSFIKCEKSKYCKGHFWQIKPSHRSLFPVEDVTEMTSFKEVILETQKPDCEMEKKVGNERELNNISKKITKKKCRNLANKQVESRLLYNIRNRYTSSFNSTFEEIEYNATSSSSQLGIGTSEENSVEYNFVERPSSKGSSRTRSVTPFQLFNTPKKNWSF, encoded by the coding sequence ATGTCTAATTCAGATGTctctgaagaagaaacgCGAAAGGATTACTCAATATCCCTTATTCCTATATCTCACACGAAACCAACACATTCATTTGCTACTTTGATTGCATTCGCAATCTTACAATCCAAATCTAAAAAATGTACGTTGTCTCACATTTATCAGTGGATAAGTGATCATTTCCCATATTATGACATAAATGATTCGGGTTGGCAAAATTCCATTAGacataatttatcaataaatCCTTCCTTTATTAAATgtgaaaaatcaaaatattgtaaGGGCCATTTCTGGCAAATAAAACCTAGTCATCGCTCATTGTTTCCAGTAGAAGACGTAACAGAAATGACATCTTTTAAAGAAGTGATACTTGAGACACAGAAACCTGATTGCgaaatggaaaagaaaGTTGGAAACGAACGAGAACTAAAtaacatttcaaaaaaaattacgAAGAAAAAATGTAGAAATTTGGCTAATAAACAAGTAGAATCTCGACTTTTGTATAATATTCGAAACAGGTATacatcatcattcaattcaacctttgaagaaatagaGTACAATgctacttcttcttcgtccCAATTGGGAATCGGAACATCAGAAGAGAATAGTGTTGAGTATAACTTTGTTGAGAGACCAAGTTCAAAAGGTTCATCAAGAACAAGGTCGGTAACTCCTTTCCAATTGTTCAATACAcctaaaaaaaattggagtttttaa
- the MPP6 gene encoding Mpp6p (similar to Saccharomyces cerevisiae YNR024W; ancestral locus Anc_6.326), whose translation MSSSKQVSGSLSSRVMNMKFMKFSKNDSDTTDSLLNDRSISNNSSNDSNITINGNFRDNSEWSLDRQTTSSSSSTTNTTAAIPNKTKKTIIIKKRKRFLPNIVQDVGVTTLQREMNYHNNTKGNAPILGRLNFGIKREEQQKLYTKVSDGEEETVSKKRKQNNNDEEEEEEEDDDDDYELDTMFKESIKHKMSNKKSGKNNKTKKQKR comes from the coding sequence ATGAGCAGTTCGAAACAAGTAAGTGGGTCTCTCTCCAGTAGGGTCATGAACATGAAGTTCATGAAATTCTCTAAAAATGACTCAGATACAACGGATagtttattaaatgatcgttcaatatcaaataattcatcaaatgataGTAATATCACTATTAATGGTAATTTCCGTGATAACTCAGAGTGGTCATTAGATCGTCAGACTAccagcagcagcagcagcacAACAAACACGACGGCAGCTATACCGAACAAGACAAAGAAAACAATCATCATTAAGAAAAGGAAGAGATTTTTGCCTAATATCGTACAGGACGTCGGTGTCACAACTTTACAAAGGGAAATGAattatcataataatacgAAAGGTAATGCACCTATTCTTGGTAGATTGAATTTTGGTATCAAGAGGgaagaacaacaaaaattgTATACTAAGGTAAGTGATggggaagaagaaactgtTTCcaaaaagagaaaacagaataataatgacgaagaagaagaagaagaagaagatgatgatgatgattatgaatTGGATACCATGTTCAAGGAGAGTATAAAACATAAAATGAGTAATAAGAAATCTGGCAAAAATAACAAGACTAAGAAACAGAAAAGGTGA
- the MRPL50 gene encoding mitochondrial 54S ribosomal protein bL9m MRPL50 (similar to Saccharomyces cerevisiae MRPL50 (YNR022C); ancestral locus Anc_6.321), with protein sequence MFKPSRICLSSFSKRTKRVQVQLLKDFPMFHLFKGQVTKVKPSFMRNFLHHGNGAKYILDDKKDIDPLLLASYQERQAEIELMNAKAAASASPAITMSTNSVSPLTRTDLETLKQLMLEKKEKDDEKHEKKEKGINPDITLENVKIPGLDL encoded by the coding sequence ATGTTCAAACCATCCAGGATATGCCTCAGTAGTTTCTCCAAACGTACCAAAAGAGTCCAAGTCCAACTCTTGAAAGATTTCCCCATGTTCCATCTATTTAAGGGCCAAGTTACCAAAGTGAAACCATCATTCATGAGGAACTTTTTACATCATGGGAATGGTGCTAAATATATCCTAGATGACaagaaagatattgatCCCCTGCTCTTGGCAAGTTATCAGGAGAGACAAGCTGAGATAGAATTGATGAATGCCAAGGCAGCTGCATCAGCTTCGCCAGCAATAACGATGAGTACTAATAGCGTATCACCACTGACAAGGACAGATCTTGAAACCCTGAAGCAACTGATgttagaaaagaaagagaaagacGACGAAAAACAtgagaaaaaagaaaagggtATTAATCCTGATATAACGTTGGAAAATGTGAAAATCCCTGGTTTGGATCTTTAA
- the ATP23 gene encoding putative metalloprotease (similar to Saccharomyces cerevisiae ATP23 (YNR020C); ancestral locus Anc_6.318) — MSKEDKGIEWWRRTFQYKTGLGLTSELKAQYESDYSTILNKKQCIQCYKDRDWMLSYSPMIRFMTQRIKQISKDDDLKFDEKIICDVCDNTKSGGYHPDFGILLCQNRLRDKWHLEDTLSHELIHWYDQLKWEVDWLNLKHHACSEIRASNLSGECRFWQEFKRRGGFTFKIAKGQQECVKRRAILSVMGNPNCKDKEHAERIVEEVWESCFNDTRPFEQIYK; from the coding sequence ATGAGTAAAGAAGACAAAGGAATAGAATGGTGGAGAAGAACGTTCCAATACAAGACAGGTCTTGGTTTGACTTCTGAGTTGAAAGCTCAATATGAATCTGATTACTCAACCATACTCAACAAGAAACAATGTATTCAATGTTATAAAGATCGTGATTGGATGCTTTCATATTCTCCTATGATCAGATTCATGACCCAACGTATCaaacaaatttcaaaagatgatgatttgaaattcgatgaaaagattatatGTGATGTTTGTGATAATACGAAAAGTGGCGGGTATCATCCTGATTTTGGTATATTGTTATGTCAGAATCGATTAAGAGATAAATGGCATCTCGAAGATACGTTAAGTCATGAGTTAATTCATTGGTATGATCAATTGAAATGGGAGGTCGATTGgttgaatttgaaacatCATGCTTGTTCGGAAATTAGAGCTTCTAATCTAAGTGGAGAATGTAGATTTTGGCAAGAATTTAAACGACGTGGTGGATTCACTTTTAAAATTGCTAAGGGTCAACAAGAATGTGTTAAAAGAAGAGCTATATTGAGTGTCATGGGGAACCCCAATTGTAAAGATAAAGAGCATGCTGAAAGAATCGTAGAAGAAGTTTGGGAAAGTTGTTTTAATGATACAAGACCATTTgaacaaatatataaataa
- the ARE2 gene encoding sterol acyltransferase (similar to Saccharomyces cerevisiae ARE1 (YCR048W) and ARE2 (YNR019W); ancestral locus Anc_6.317) — protein MEEKLLNDDRFKEIQKLNAPHTKRRSIVLGATNELSSSDASITSSETEQTGITDQNVNILDTKLADYDNNKTNNKGEYKNKNKNKDEVDEDSITNTGTVDAQTVPMAVLSPAMSAQSNLDENMFMSHVHVLHDKEKTRYKRGTETFISYFDDVAFEPRPSILDGSVNEPYQLNFQGPTLEKIMKDYEMQQRKLIRQGKLNPDDIITLDTSKAITNFSGIYVAGWMAIALTAFRVLVDYYLDHDNSFRDSSILKFMTTDIVTVAMVDLTMYLCTYFNFFIQYCCKRRWIKWKRVGWTITSIYEFWFVLFFMNATEKILKLHWIAKIFLFLHSLVLLMKMHSFAFYNGYLWFIYDELKYSKKALAKIKDENEKNQNQDIIKTLKKSSSFCQYELNAQTNDENLKFPKNINLSNYFMYTMFPALVYQIEYPRTKKIRWRYVTEKVFAIFGTICLMIIDAEVFMYPIAVKGLEVRDSGMPFVDKFGVWLKLFIDLIPSFIVMYLLTFFLIWEAILNCIAELTRFGDRYFYGDWWNCVSWGDFSRIWNVPVHKFLVRHVYHSSMSSLKLNKMQATMMTFFISSVVHELSMFVIFKRLRFYLFFFQMLQVPLMMISESKYFKERTIIGNVIFWIGICVGPSMMCTLYLVF, from the coding sequence ATGGAGGAGAAGTTACTTAATGATGACCGTTTCAAAGagattcaaaaattaaatgcTCCACATACAAAAAGAAGATCGATTGTACTTGGTGCAACTAATGAACTAAGTAGTAGTGACGCAAGTATTACCTCCAGCGAGACTGAACAAACTGGAATCACTGATCaaaatgtaaatatattagaCACGAAATTGGCAGACTATGACAACAACAAGACTAACAACAAAGGTGAATAcaaaaacaagaacaagaacaaggATGAAGTAGATGAAGATTCCATTACAAATACGGGCACAGTGGATGCACAGACGGTACCAATGGCAGTTTTATCACCAGCAATGTCCGCTCAAAGCAATTTGGATGAAAATATGTTCATGAGTCATGTTCATGTCCTTCAcgataaagaaaagacaAGATATAAAAGAGGTACAGAAACTTTTATTTCCTATTTTGATGATGTAGCATTCGAACCAAGACCAAGTATTCTTGATGGATCTGTTAATGAACcatatcaattaaattttcaagGACCTACTTTAGAGAAAATCATGAAAGATTATGAAATGCAACAGAGAAAGTTAATTCGTCAAGGGAAATTGAATCCAGATGATATCATTACTTTGGATACTTCTAAAGCTATTACTAATTTTTCAGGTATTTATGTGGCAGGTTGGATGGCTATTGCTTTAACTGCATTTAGAGTCCTCgttgattattatttggatcaTGATAACTCATTTAGAGATTCCTCTATTTTAAAGTTTATGACTACTGATATTGTTACCGTCGCGATGGTGGATTTAACAATGTATCTTTGTActtatttcaatttcttcattcaATATTGTTGTAAGAGAAGATGGATTAAATGGAAACGTGTAGGTTGGACAATTACTTCAATTTATGAATTTTggtttgttttgtttttcatgAATGCAACTGAaaagattttgaaactaCATTGGATAGCTAAgattttcttatttttacaTTCTTTAGTCcttttgatgaaaatgcaTTCCTTTGCCTTTTATAATGGTTATTTATGGTTCATTTATGATGAGTTGAAATATTCCAAGAAAGCATTGGCAAAgattaaagatgaaaatgagaaaaatcaaaatcaagatataataaagactttaaagaaaagtaGTTCGTTTTGTCAATATGAATTGAATGCTCAAACTAACGATGAGAATTTAAAATTCCCgaagaatattaatttatcaaattattttatgtaTACAATGTTCCCCGCACTTgtttatcaaattgaatatcCAAGAACTAAAAAGATTAGATGGCGCTATGTGACTGAAAAAGTGTTTGCCATATTTGGTACCATTTGTTTAATGATTATTGATGCTGAAGTTTTCATGTATCCAATAGCCGTGAAAGGTTTAGAAGTTCGAGATTCTGGTATGCCATttgttgataaatttgGTGTATGGTTAAAATTGTTCATTGATCTAATACCAAGTTTTATTGTGATGTATTTattaactttttttttaatttggGAAGCAATATTGAATTGTATTGCAGAATTAACCAGATTTGGTGATAGATATTTTTATGGTGATTGGTGGAACTGTGTCAGTTGGGGAGATTTCTCTAGAATTTGGAATGTTCCAGTGCATAAATTTTTGGTTAGACATGTTTATCATAGTTCTATGAgttcattgaaattgaacaaaATGCAAGCAACAATGATGACCTTTTTCATTAGTTCTGTAGTTCATGAATTATCCATGTTTGTTATCTTTAAAAGATTAAGATTTTActtattcttcttccagATGTTACAAGTTCCcttaatgatgatttcaGAATcgaaatattttaaagaaagaacaaTTATTGGTAATGTTATTTTTTGGATTGGTATATGTGTTGGTCCAAGTATGATGTGTACATTATATTTGGTTTTCTGA
- the RCF2 gene encoding Rcf2p (similar to Saccharomyces cerevisiae YNR018W; ancestral locus Anc_6.314) — MVYLLLSYVLDTTIYFFLYKVADIQPYLQIYTPFRDNLLEYIHQKEKKKTRTTSKMKILSAQEIQEQKYATLRGGLIGAVAGFATSALMFKVLPRKYPKFNISTLPWSVKTAFWISPPTLLTVICAEESSNKYDQLKYGDSEDVARLKELRKQSTLSERFMDGLFVNKYKIITVGWAASMYGSWVLVNRDKIMNTAQKAVQARMYAQFITVALLLASVGLSMYEEKSHPNKNKMNEKRRWEKALEYAENEEREERLKTGFATNEDRISAKIFK; from the coding sequence ATGGTATATCTCTTGCTTAGTTACGTACTCGATACaactatttatttttttctatataaagTTGCTGACATACAACCATATCTCCAAATATATACTCCATTTCGTGATAACCTTTTAGAATATATACAccagaaagaaaaaaaaaagacaaGAACAACCAGTAAGATGAAGATCCTATCAGCACAAGAAATCCAAGAACAAAAGTACGCCACATTAAGAGGTGGTCTAATCGGAGCAGTAGCAGGTTTTGCTACCTCAGCACTAATGTTCAAAGTACTACCAAGGAAATATCccaaatttaatatatcaaCATTACCATGGTCTGTAAAGACTGCCTTTTGGATATCACCCCCAACATTATTGACTGTCATTTGTGCGGAGgaatcatcaaataaatacgatcaattgaaatatgGGGATTCAGAAGATGTAGCTagattgaaagaattaaggAAACAATCAACTTTAAGTGAAAGATTTATGGATGGATTATTcgttaataaatataagaTCATTACCGTTGGATGGGCTGCTTCTATGTATGGATCTTGGGTGTTGGTTAATAGGGATAAGATTATGAATACTGCACAAAAGGCTGTCCAGGCAAGAATGTATGCCCAATTTATTACAGTGGCGTTGTTATTGGCTTCTGTGGGGTTGAGTATGTATGAGGAAAAATCTCATCctaataagaataaaatgaatgaaaagCGTCGTTGGGAGAAAGCTTTGGAATATgcagaaaatgaagaaagaGAGGAGAGGTTGAAGACTGGGTTTGCTACTAATGAAGATAGAATTAGTGCAaagattttcaaataa
- the NDAI0K01650 gene encoding uncharacterized protein (similar to Saccharomyces cerevisiae YCL049C), which produces MKFSSITLLAISCFAEIVLSKEANKEPATQDATTTTTTTDDSPDNKKVPVSLNLANKKESILVLKDLAGTNNVAIDPNSRYLVSDITAVEGDERNGAAFARHDFRCFKWKQYQIVRSGHWWTEWTPGSCCTFNKDRHDKRVPITVDYDYDWKVEKGSPVRWENIEGLLDSYVVKESRGSRTIQCDVPRRDVAQGWKQQLMFWGDVQEQTCTMCNNNYKQCGPWSKYYRVDAPIRDALHITCSVGKDKVKCDYNKDKDRHHEDPDHHDDHEDHDRNDRDRNDRDRNDRDRNDRDRNDRDRNDRNDRNDRDRNDRNDRDRNDRNDRDRNDRNDRNDRDRNDRDRNDRDRNDRDRNDRDRNDRNDRDRNDRDRNDRDRNDRDRNDGNDRNDRHEKHQ; this is translated from the coding sequence ATGAAGTTCTCTTCCATTACCCTTTTAGCAATTTCCTGTTTTGCAGAAATTGTTCTATCCAAAGAAGCTAACAAGGAACCAGCAACTCAAGACGCCACCACCACTACTACTACAACTGATGATTCACCAGATAATAAGAAGGTCCCAGTTTCACTTAACTTGGCAAATAAGAAGGAATCAATTTTAGTCTTAAAAGATTTAGCTGGTACTAATAATGTTGCCATTGATCCTAACTCTCGTTATTTAGTTAGTGATATTACTGCAGTTGAAGGTGATGAAAGAAATGGAGCAGCATTTGCCAGACATGACTTTAGATGCTTTAAATGGAAGCAATATCAAATTGTTAGATCTGGACATTGGTGGACTGAATGGACACCTGGATCATGTTGTACGTTTAATAAAGACCGTCACGATAAGAGAGTGCCCATTACTGTGgattatgattatgattGGAAAGTGGAAAAAGGTAGTCCAGTGAGATGGGAAAACATTGAAGGATTACTTGATTCCTATGTCGTCAAAGAAAGCAGAGGTTCGCGTACTATTCAATGTGACGTTCCTAGAAGAGATGTCGCTCAAGGTTGGAAACAACAATTGATGTTCTGGGGTGATGTCCAAGAACAAACTTGTACAATGTGCAACAATAATTATAAGCAATGTGGACCATGGAGTAAATATTATAGAGTGGATGCTCCTATTAGAGATGCTCTTCATATTACTTGTAGTGTTGGTAAAGATAAAGTTAAATGTGATTATAATAAGGACAAGGACCGTCATCATGAAGATCCTGATCACCACGACGATCACGAAGACCATGACAGAAATGACAGAGACAGAAATGATAGAGACAGAAATGACAGAGACAGAAATGACAGAGATAGAAATGACAGAGACAGAAACGATAGAAATGACAGAAACGACAGAGACAGAAATGACAGAAATGATAGAGATAGAAATGACAGAAACGACAGAGACAGAAACGATAGAAATGACAGAAATGACAGAGACAGAAATGATAGAGACAGAAATGATAGAGACAGAAACGACAGAGACAGAAATGACAGAGACAGAAATGACAGAAATGACAGAGACAGAAATGATAGAGACAGAAACGACAGAGACAGAAATGATAGAGATAGAAATGACGGGAATGATAGGAATGACAGGCATGAAAAGCATCAATAG
- the TIM23 gene encoding protein transporter TIM23 (similar to Saccharomyces cerevisiae TIM23 (YNR017W); ancestral locus Anc_6.312), which translates to MSSWLFGGNSTAPASSIPSSSSSVSQTQANNTNSSSGFDTNPLTNVFNNVSFDPARLHPLAGLDKGVEYLDLEEEQLSTLEGSQGLIPSRGWTDDLCYGTGAVYLLGLGIGGFSGFIQGLKNIPPNSPGKLQLNTILNSITKRGPFIGNNAGILALSYNLINSSIDSFRGKHDTPGAIAAGAITGAIFKSSKGLKPMAYASGLMAGASAAWCGMKKTVLE; encoded by the coding sequence ATGTCATCTTGGCTTTTTGGTGGCAACAGCACTGCGCCAGCATCTTCAAtaccatcttcttcttcttcagtatCACAAACACAAGCTAATAACACTAATAGTTCATCGGGCTTCGATACTAACCCATTAACAAATGTTTTTAACAACGTATCATTCGATCCAGCAAGATTACATCCATTAGCTGGCCTAGATAAAGGAGTTGAATACCTAGACctagaagaagaacaattaTCTACTTTAGAAGGATCTCAAGGTTTAATACCATCTCGTGGTTGGACAGATGATCTTTGTTACGGTACAGGTGctgtatatttattaggGTTAGGTATTGGTGGATTTTCTGGATTTATACAAggtttgaaaaatatccCCCCTAATAGTCCTGGGaaattacaattaaatACTATACTTAATAGTATCACTAAGAGAGGTCCATTCATTGGGAATAATGCAGGGATCTTAGCATTAAGCTataatttgattaattCTTCTATCGATAGTTTTAGAGGGAAACATGATACTCCTGGGGCTATTGCTGCAGGGGCTATCACTGGAGCTATTTTTAAATCTTCGAAAGGTTTGAAACCAATGGCTTATGCTTCTGGTTTGATGGCTGGTGCTTCAGCTGCTTGGTGTGGTATGAAGAAAACTGTTTTAGAATAG
- the NDAI0K01670 gene encoding uncharacterized protein (similar to Saccharomyces cerevisiae YMR206W and YNR014W; ancestral locus Anc_6.309) has protein sequence MDTLSQTDNLNKPISAHLTIHYTQIPKTINNSNERNNKTHKNIKPNELYDNKDKISDKSNIRVIRTILNINPNKDSLVDQPSNTIHHHHQHHHNHHQNSNHNTKRHNSLSTNVHDLLQCVHDHSITRRASESNALNLKKNLQNDFTPRNKPKTNNNGIQYSNHLLQRTVSYASDNDNKIAYLPAIPSRGSFEKTFKRRGKLLPLDEIDKSLLDETYLKCKTCHINHSTLTSSAGSEIGSPLSTTSSSSSSSSASSSQSSLSDKESGRDSDLKISKHSSDSSSISNTGIVHNQKINVSCLCNNHHHRRNSVAVKFNKAIYKEF, from the coding sequence atgGACACCTTATCACAGACAGATAATCTTAATAAACCAATCTCAGCACATTTAACTATTCATTATACACAAATACCCAAAACTATAAACAATTCCAATgaaagaaacaataaaactcataaaaatataaaaccAAACgaattatatgataataaagataaaataagTGATAAATCAAACATTAGAGTTATCCGTACAATTCTAAACataaatccaaataaaGATTCACTAGTCGATCAACCATCTAACActattcatcatcatcaccaacATCATCACAACCATCATCAAAATAGTAACCACAATACAAAGAGACATAACAGTCTCTCCACAAATGTTCATGATCTTTTACAATGTGTTCATGATCATTCAATAACAAGAAGAGCAAGTGAATCTAATGcattaaatttgaagaagaatttacaaaatgattTTACTCCAAGAAATAAAccaaaaacaaacaacaatggTATACAATATTCCAACCATCTATTACAAAGAACAGTGTCATATGCAtcagataatgataataagataGCATATTTACCAGCAATTCCATCCCGTGGATCCTTTGAAAAAACTTTTAAAAGAAGGGGcaaattattaccattggatgaaattgataaatcattattagatgaaacGTATTTGAAATGTAAAACTTGTCATATAAATCATTCAACATTGACTTCTTCCGCTGGATCGGAAATTGGGTCTCCATTATCGActacatcatcatcatcatcatcatcatcagcatcgTCATCGCAAAGTTCACTGTCTGATAAGGAATCAGGGAGAGATAGTGacttgaaaatatcaaaacaTTCATCAGATAgttcatcaatttcaaatacaGGAATAGTACATAATCAAAAGATAAATGTATCATGTCTTTGtaataatcatcatcatagAAGGAATTCTGTCGCagttaaatttaataaagccatatataaagaattcTAA
- the SMM1 gene encoding tRNA-dihydrouridine(20) synthase (NAD(+)) (similar to Saccharomyces cerevisiae SMM1 (YNR015W); ancestral locus Anc_6.310) gives MVKYASKLVLAPMVRAGELPSRLLALRHGCDLVWSPEIIDKKLLQCRRLINTKLNTIDYVTGSKDTLVFRSFPRDEAGKLIFQMGTASPELARDAALKIIQDVDGIDVNAGCPKHFSIHAGMGAALLQSPEKLCDILKALVENVGKPNGKPISVKIRLLDDQENTFKLVEDLCQTGIQNLTVHCRTTPMRNREKPIRDYLKGIFEICQKYDVSLIMNGAINDRNDFIKIRDELNLSKEVGGMIAEAAERNLSVFNPNPLTWFEVCKEYIQIAKEFDNHIGNTKYMLTRIVPGKSKFFQLFAKCKYVDEISYVASQIGPDGELLEDPTPFLEERREREKLEKKKLNDSKSQEKQRNNKRSMETNSTNEIDTKKIKA, from the coding sequence atggTGAAATACGCAAGCAAACTGGTACTAGCTCCCATGGTAAGAGCCGGTGAACTCCCTAGCCGTCTCCTCGCTCTCCGTCATGGTTGTGATTTAGTCTGGTCTCCAGAAATAATCGACAAAAAACTTCTTCAATGTCGTCGACTCATAAATACAAAATTAAACACAATCGATTACGTAACCGGTTCAAAGGATACTTTGGTGTTTAGATCATTCCCAAGGGATGAAGCTGGGAAActtatctttcaaatggGGACTGCCTCTCCGGAATTGGCTAGAGATGCCGCTTTGAAGATTATTCAAGATGTAGATGGTATCGATGTCAATGCTGGGTGTCCTAAGCATTTCTCTATTCATGCTGGGATGGGGGCTGCTTTATTACAATCTCCTGAGAAGTTATgtgatattttgaaagcGTTAGTGGAAAATGTGGGGAAACCTAATGGGAAACCAATTAGTGTTAAGATTAGATTATTGGATGATCAAGAGAATACTTTTAAACTGGTTGAGGATTTATGTCAAACGGGGATTCAAAATTTGACTGTTCATTGTAGAACTACTCCGATGAGGAATAGGGAAAAACCAATTAGAGATTATTTAAAGGGGATTTTCGAAATTTGCCAAAAATATGACGTTTCTTTGATTATGAATGGTGCCATTAATGATAgaaatgattttattaaaatacGAGACGAATTGAATTTGTCTAAAGAAGTTGGAGGAATGATAGCAGAAGCTGCAGAAAGGAATTTGTCTGTATTTAATCCAAATCCATTAACATGGTTTGAAGTttgtaaagaatatattcaaattgctaaagaatttgataatCATATAGGGAACACAAAATACATGCTAACAAGAATTGTTCCTGGTAAATCgaaatttttccaattattTGCCAAATGTAAATATGTAGATGAAATATCATACGTTGCATCTCAAATCGGCCCCGATGGAGAATTGTTGGAAGATCCCACTCCTTTTTTAGAAGAACGTAGAGAAAGGGAAAAacttgaaaagaaaaagctAAACGATTCCAAATCCcaagaaaaacaaagaaacaacaaGAGAAGCATGGAAACAAACTCTACAAATGAAATAGATACCAAGAAGATAAAAGCTTAA